The following nucleotide sequence is from Elusimicrobia bacterium HGW-Elusimicrobia-1.
GTGAGCACTTTTGCCGGCGAAACGACCCGTGAAAACAACTCCAAGGCATTCGCCATAGACGTTTTACGCGACAAGCTCCGGGTGCTCTATCTGTGCGGACGCCCCTCGTATGAATACGCTTTCCTGCGGGATTTCCTTAAAAATGACTTCGGTATAGAACTGGTAACGTTCGTAATACTCCGCAACCCTGAAAATGTGGCGCTCGTGCCCGACGAAGAACTCTCCCTCATACCTTTTCCGGGCGCCGACGTCCTTATGAACCGGCTTCCCGACTTCGACGTCGTGATTTTCGAGAATTTTACCTTCGAGAGGTTCGGCATTTACTCGCCGCATTTTGAAGTCCTCAAAAAATGGGTGGGCGATGGCGGAGGATTTCTTATGATGGGCGGAGAGAACTCGTTCGCCGGCGGCGGATACGCCCGCACGCCTATCGTAGATATGCTGCCGGTAACGATAGGTCAGCAGAAAGAACCGGAAGAAACAGGTCTGTTCGCTCCGGTCACTGCCGACGGCGCCGAGGAACTGCTATACGGCCGGGACGAGGACGTCCGTGTACGGAAAAATCTGCCCAAACTCGACTGGCTCCAGATTATGAGCCCCCGGGCGGGCGCGAAAGTCCCCATAAAGCATCCATGGGCGAGGACGACATCGCTCGAAGCGGCGCCGGTTCTTGCCCTGCTTGACTTCAGAGCGGGCCGGACGGCGGCCTTGGCGACCAATTCCACGTGGCGATGGCGGATGGGCTCGGCCGACCGCGTCTATGAGACCTTCTGGAAAAATCTGCTCTCATGGCTGGCCTCGGCCCGCGACGATACCGCAAGAAATATCATAGGTCCGCCGCAGAAGGCGATTATCGGCGAAGATGTGGAATTCCTGGTAAAAAAACTCTCGCCGGCGGGCCGAATCTCGGCAACCGTCGCCGGACCCGACGGACGTCGCGAAACGCTGAAAGAATCCGGTAACGGCGGCGATTACGCCGCGTTCGCCTTCGCGCCAAAAACGTCGGGCCGTCACACGATAGAGATTACCGAGTCCGTAAGCGGCGCCGCGCTGCGCAAGTCGTTCAAAAGCTTCGTCGCCGGGCCATATTGGGCGGATGAATCGTCGAATCTGGAAGTCGACAGAGAATTTCTTGGGCGGCTGGCGCAGGAAACCGGCGGATTGTACGTGTCGGCGGATATGGCCGCCGCCGAAGGCGGTTTGCCGTCGGAGGAAATATCGAAACGCCTGAAATCAAGCCCGCGCGAAGCCGGAAGGACATCGGGGGAGGCCTCGACGCCGACGGTCTTTTTTGCGGCCGTTGTTCTTGTGATTTTAGCGGAACTTGCCCTGCGCTGGAAAAGATACGGGCTCTGGTAGATTTTACGCGGCGCACGCCGCATTTCATTCCACCTTCCTCATTTTTATATAATCTTCCCGATGAGCGCAAAGACAAAAGCGCTAAAGTTTCACGTGAAACAATAACCTATGAGCAAAATAATAGCGCTGGCCAACCAAAAAGGCGGGGTAGGAAAAACGACTACGGCGGTCAATCTGGCCGCCTCGCTCGCGCATCTGGGCGAAGAGACGCTGCTTGTGGATATGGATCCTCAGGCGAATGCGACTTCGGGCGTGGGCATAGACAAGAATCTTGAAGCCAACATCTACAGGGCGCTGCTGTCTGAAATTCCACTCGACGACGCCGTTCGCCCGACGGAAATCGACTGGCTCGACGTGGTTCCGTCAACGCTCGATTTGATAGCCGCCGAGATAGAACTCGCCGGAGCCGAAGAAAGAGAATTCTTTTTAAAAAAAGTTTTGGCCCGGTTTCATAAGGTTTATAAATATATAATTATCGACTGCCCGCCGTCTCTGGGTCTGCTTACGCTCAATTCACTGGCCGCGGCCGACTCTATAATAATTCCCCTGCAATGCGAGTACTACGCCCTGGAAGGCCTCGGCCAGCTGCTTAAAACCATAGAACTTATCCGCGAAGGTCTTAATCCCAAACTTGAAATTGAGGGCGTCCTCATAACTATGTATGATTCCCGGCTCAATCTGGCCAACCAAGTCATAGCCGAAGTAAAAAAACACTTCAAAGAAAAGACATATTCGACTGTAATACCGCGCACCGTGCGGCTGGCCGAGGCGCCGAGTTTCGGAAAGCCGATTATCACTTATGACAAAAATTCCAAGGGCGCCGAGGTTTATCTGGAATTGGCCGAAGAATTCTTAAAGAAACAAAAATAGCTGAAAATTGAAGCTGTTGTGTCTGTTCAAGCGGTGATGGACATATACGTTCAGGGTTGTCATTCCCGCGCAAGCGGGAATCCAGATATAAGAATGGATTCCCGATAACGACATTCGGGAATGACAATCTTGATTATGACGTAGTCGAACCGAGAAAAACGAATAAATATCTATAAGATAGGCGGCAAAATATGGTATTCTTTGAAATATTAGGTTGGCTGTTTGTTATTTGGCTACTCGGTAGCACTATCTACTCAATTAAATTTCATCTCGGCAATTATTTATTACAAAAACAAAGGATTAAAAATAAGGTGGTTGGCGAACTATATGAAACTCTACATAAGCAGATAAATTGGAAATCATTAATATTGATACAAGTATCTAAATTAACAATAGCGATTTTTTTACTGTATCTCTTGTTGAAATAAAAATTATCCAACGCCACATCTAAGGAGTAATAAACAATGCAAAGAGGATTAGGCAGAGGACTCGAAGCCCTGCTGCCGAAAAATAGAACCGCCGGGGGAACCCCCGCCGAACGCGGCGAAAGCAAGATTTCCGTCGACAAAATACACGCCAACCCCAATCAGCCGCGCAAAAACTTCAACGAAAATAAACTCAAAGAACTCTCCGCATCCATAAAAGCCCACGGACTTGCGCAGCCCATAGTCGTATCCCCCGCGACAGAGCCGGGAACCTATGAAATAATCGCGGGAGAAAGAAGATGGCGCGCCGCGAAAATGGCCGGATTAAAAGAAATACCCGCGGTGGTGCGCCACACCGACGAGAAAAACAAGTTTCAGATATCACTGGTGGAAAATATTCAGCGTGAGGACCTTAATCCCATAGAAGAAGCGCTCGCGTTCAGGTCCCTGATGAAAGATTTCGGGCACACGCAGGAAGATTTGGCAAAAACTCTGGGCAAAGACCGCTCGGTAATAGCAAATGCCGTGCGACTGCTGGGATTATCGCGGGAAATACAGGCGCTGATAGAAGATTCCACAATCTCCGCCGGTCACGGAAGAACGCTGGCCGCGATACAGGACGCCGGCAGGCAAAAAGAAATACTGAAAAAAATCCTCGACGGAAACCTGAGCGTGCGCGAAGTCGAACTAATCGCCCGCGAAATTAAAAAAGCGGGAAGCGACGCCGGCACGTCGAAAAAAAACAGACGCAACGCCGAACTCGCCCATCTTGAAAGCGCCCTGGAACACGCCTACGGAACCAAAGTCCGCATACAGGGCACTCCCAAAAAAGGAAAAATATCTATACATTATTATTCGCTCGAAGACCTGGAACGTTTGTCGCGCGTGCTTAAAAAAGCGGCGGCGAAATAAACTTTCTTAAAACAAAGTTAAGTCAATTGAAAAAGTGCCCAAAATGTCACCCTGAACCTTTCGCTTTTGTCACCCTGAGTGAAACGAAGGGTCTCGCTTTGGCTCGTCGGAAAACTAGATTCTTCGCGGAGTTTATCCTGAGCGAAAAACTGAGATTCTTCGCGGAGTTTATCCTGAGCGAAAAACTGAGATTCTTCGCTTCGCTCAGAATGACATAGCGAAGGACTCAGAATGACGCTCGCCGAAGGTCTCAGAATGACAAATAACGGGGGTTTTCAATTGACTCAAGTTTAAGAGGTGTCGGGATTATGCGGCTGAGTAAATATAAAATCGGAATATTGGCTGTCGCGGCGGCTATGATTCCGGCATGCGCGGCGCATCTGACGGCGCCGGCGACGCTGAACGCGGCCAAAAATTCCTCCGCGGAGCAGGCAACGGCGCATCCGGTTTACGTCTCAAAAATGCCCGTCACAAAATACAATTTGTTTGCCACAGGCGGCTGGGACGGCAACTGGTACGTCGGCAGCAACCAGGCCTGGATAGAAAAAATAAACCTCGCCGGCCGCAAAAAAAACGATTTTGTCCGCGCCTATCTGGGCGCAAAACTCGGAAGGATGAAAACACAAAACACGCCCGGCAAGCCGGCCTGGGTCAGGGAACCTTATCCCGGCGAAATCTACGCCGCAACATCGTCTACGCCCGCCTGGAGGCCGTCGGATTATCTTTTGCTGACAAAATCCGCCGACATACCGGCGCAATACGATTACGAAAACGCCATCGACACCGTAGGAGAAGCCCGCTGGTTCTGGGTCGAATGTCCGCTCGATAAACTCAATTTCGGCGGCGACAACTATATAGCCGTATGGTCGCCCAACGAATACTTTGATTCGGTGTCCTCGGCGCCGATTCTTGCCGCCGCGTGGGGCGACCGCGAGGTCGATTCATGGATAAATACTTCCCTGGGCCAATGGCCTCATCTGGCCGCGGAAAATCCTCTTAAAACACCAATAAGCGTATTCGAGCCGGCCATAGCCGTAAAACTCGTGCCTGCCGGCGCGGCGGCAGGCGTAAAAGTTGAAATCATTTCAGTGGAGGACACACCCGCGGCCCCCGATATTCTAAAAAAGATTACGGCCGCCGTATCCGGTTTCTCGACGGAAAAGGCCTGGCTCGAAATCTCCGCCGACTCCAAAAACTATCGGAGGGCGGGCGGATACGTTTACACTCCGCCTTACGTTTTCGTATTTGACCCGAAGGAAACCGCAACCGTAACTACCGGAAAAATAAGTTTAAGAGTCGCCGCCGAAAACATACGCGGCGAATTCGGATTCTCGCAACCCGTAAATTTGATTGTCGAAAAAAAATAGAGGTGTGCCAATGTCTCTAAAACCGGACGCCGCGCAAACCGCATCAGTCACTCAATCAATCTCATCCTCATCCTGCAAAAAATCGAGGGACCGCGCCAAACCGACGGCCTTGTCGCTCGTGGCGCTGTGCATTTTGACCGCCGCGACCGTAACCGCGGGGGCTGCCGAGCCATCGTTCTGGCAAAAATTGTTACGTCGGCCCGACAAACGTCAAAACGTTCCGACTACGGTGGCGGGTGTCCGCGGCCTCGACGAAGCCGGCGTCTCTGGCGACGCGACATCGCGCGATTACGACGCGCTGGCCAAAATCGAGGGCGTTTACATATCGAAAGCCGAACTCGAAAAATTTATCGCCGACGGGGGGCTCAGGTGAAAAAACTTTCAGCCCTCGCCGTTCTAACCGCATTGCTTCCCGCCTGCGCCCAGCTGCCAATGTCGGCGCCCGACGCCGCAACGGCGATAACCATCGGCTCAAAATTTGTAAGCGCGGCCGTCCCGATGTCCGACGCCGAAGAAACCGCGCTGGGCAAAGAAGTGGCGGCCAATCTGTGCGCCGGATTCGGTTACCGCGACGACGCGGCCGCGTCAAAATACATAAACCTCGTCGGACAAACCCTGGCCCGTCATTCGGGACGCGCCAACATCGCCTATCACTTTGCGCTTCTGGATTCGGAAACCGTAAACGCCTACGCCGCGCCGGGAGGATATATTTTTGTCACTAAGGGCGCCCTCAAACTGATGGAAAACGAAGCGGAATTCGCCGCGGCGCTGGCGCACGAAATATCGCACGTATCCTCGCGGCACATAGCCAAAGAAATACAAAAGGCAAACCTCGTCGGGGCGGGCACAGACGTTATCGCCCTGATGGCAAAAGATAAATCGCAGGCCGCTGCGCTTACCGGATTCTCCACCGATATACTTTTTAAGGGATATTCAAGGAAAGACGAGGAAGAGGCCGACGCAAAAGCCGTTGAAATACTTAAAGCCGCGGGTTACGACAGCGTCGCCTTTACGAATTTTCTGGAGCGCCTCGCTTCGCAAAAAGCCGACGAGCCGAGATTTATGGTGTTCCTTAAAACCCACCCGCGTCCGGAAGACCGCATAGCCCGCATCAAGCCCAAAACATCGACGGGAAGAAAAAACGAAGCGCGCTTCATTAACGCAACATCCAAATTAAAATCCCCCCGATAACATACACTCACCCCGCTATAACGGTGGCGCGGGAATAACATACGTTCTTTTTCTCCTTTGCTCTCCTATGTAAAAATAAAAGCCAACGTCCCCCTACGGGAGACGCCGGCTTATTTTTTCAGGCGTACCGCCATTACATTCGACTACATTTTACGCCCAAACCATCTTCTCTACTTTTTCCAAAACCACTTTCTTCGACGGATAAATATCCTCCGTGAGTTCCTCCGGATCGAACCACAACTTAATCTCATATTCCGACGATTCCGGCGACGAAGAACAGTGCACCACGTTTTCGAAAACCCCTTTTGTGGTCACGCGCCCGTAGGAG
It contains:
- a CDS encoding chromosome partitioning protein ParB, with product MQRGLGRGLEALLPKNRTAGGTPAERGESKISVDKIHANPNQPRKNFNENKLKELSASIKAHGLAQPIVVSPATEPGTYEIIAGERRWRAAKMAGLKEIPAVVRHTDEKNKFQISLVENIQREDLNPIEEALAFRSLMKDFGHTQEDLAKTLGKDRSVIANAVRLLGLSREIQALIEDSTISAGHGRTLAAIQDAGRQKEILKKILDGNLSVREVELIAREIKKAGSDAGTSKKNRRNAELAHLESALEHAYGTKVRIQGTPKKGKISIHYYSLEDLERLSRVLKKAAAK
- a CDS encoding sporulation initiation inhibitor Soj, with the protein product MSKIIALANQKGGVGKTTTAVNLAASLAHLGEETLLVDMDPQANATSGVGIDKNLEANIYRALLSEIPLDDAVRPTEIDWLDVVPSTLDLIAAEIELAGAEEREFFLKKVLARFHKVYKYIIIDCPPSLGLLTLNSLAAADSIIIPLQCEYYALEGLGQLLKTIELIREGLNPKLEIEGVLITMYDSRLNLANQVIAEVKKHFKEKTYSTVIPRTVRLAEAPSFGKPIITYDKNSKGAEVYLELAEEFLKKQK